Proteins from a single region of Ziziphus jujuba cultivar Dongzao chromosome 1, ASM3175591v1:
- the LOC107422888 gene encoding zinc finger protein CONSTANS-LIKE 4 isoform X2 — MKCELCDSVAKMYCESDQASLCWDCDAQVHGANFLVAKHSRTLLCHVCQSLTPWNGTGRKLGPTVSVCENCVNRLKQNEAINQARNQRNGEEDDDEDEDEDHVEDHLEDDDDEDDDNSDGDDDDDGDDDGDGDGDGDGDEGDEENQVVPWSSTPPPPVSSSSTSEECPNRLCSGEESHSKWKAAFTEFCAQNDHDHRLPSQLKHKGRKRTDRECRS, encoded by the exons ATGAAGTGTGAGCTCTGCGATTCTGTGGCGAAGATGTATTGTGAATCTGATCAGGCTAGCTTGTGCTGGGATTGTGATGCTCAGGTTCACGGTGCAAACTTCCTTGTTGCTAAACATTCGAGGACTCTGCTTTGCCATGTCTGTCAATCTTTAACACCCTGGAATGGCACTGGACGCAAACTCGGCCCTACTGTTTCTGTTTGTGAAAATTGCGTCAACAGGTTGAAGCAAAATGAAGCCATAAACCAAGCTAGAAATCAAAGAAACGGCGAAGAGGACGATGATGAAGATGAGGATGAGGATCATGTAGAAGATCAccttgaagatgatgatgatgaagacgaCGATAAcagtgatggtgatgatgatgatgatggtgatgatgatggggATGGGGATGGTGATGGGGATGGTGATGAAGGCGATGAAGAAAATCAAGTAGTTCCATGGTCATCCACGCCACCTCCTCCAGTCTCTAGCTCTTCAACCAGTGAGGAATGCCCAAACAGGTTGTGTAGCGGCGAAGAAAGCCATTCGAAATGGAAAGCAGCATTTACCGAATTTTGTGCTCAA AATGATCACGACCATCGCTTACCATCTCAATTGAAACACAAAGGCCGTAAAAGAACAGATAGGGAATGCAGAAGTTGA
- the LOC107422888 gene encoding zinc finger protein CONSTANS-LIKE 4 isoform X1, whose translation MKCELCDSVAKMYCESDQASLCWDCDAQVHGANFLVAKHSRTLLCHVCQSLTPWNGTGRKLGPTVSVCENCVNRLKQNEAINQARNQRNGEEDDDEDEDEDHVEDHLEDDDDEDDDNSDGDDDDDGDDDGDGDGDGDGDEGDEENQVVPWSSTPPPPVSSSSTSEECPNRLCSGEESHSKWKAAFTEFCAQQNDHDHRLPSQLKHKGRKRTDRECRS comes from the exons ATGAAGTGTGAGCTCTGCGATTCTGTGGCGAAGATGTATTGTGAATCTGATCAGGCTAGCTTGTGCTGGGATTGTGATGCTCAGGTTCACGGTGCAAACTTCCTTGTTGCTAAACATTCGAGGACTCTGCTTTGCCATGTCTGTCAATCTTTAACACCCTGGAATGGCACTGGACGCAAACTCGGCCCTACTGTTTCTGTTTGTGAAAATTGCGTCAACAGGTTGAAGCAAAATGAAGCCATAAACCAAGCTAGAAATCAAAGAAACGGCGAAGAGGACGATGATGAAGATGAGGATGAGGATCATGTAGAAGATCAccttgaagatgatgatgatgaagacgaCGATAAcagtgatggtgatgatgatgatgatggtgatgatgatggggATGGGGATGGTGATGGGGATGGTGATGAAGGCGATGAAGAAAATCAAGTAGTTCCATGGTCATCCACGCCACCTCCTCCAGTCTCTAGCTCTTCAACCAGTGAGGAATGCCCAAACAGGTTGTGTAGCGGCGAAGAAAGCCATTCGAAATGGAAAGCAGCATTTACCGAATTTTGTGCTCAA CAGAATGATCACGACCATCGCTTACCATCTCAATTGAAACACAAAGGCCGTAAAAGAACAGATAGGGAATGCAGAAGTTGA